The sequence below is a genomic window from Sceloporus undulatus isolate JIND9_A2432 ecotype Alabama chromosome 5, SceUnd_v1.1, whole genome shotgun sequence.
TATACTGATGGCCTTCAATGCAGATCACAAAGAATGGGCTGCCTCTAAGGGATTTCCGATAAACACGACAGGTTCCTGAATGGAAATGTTTCTTCACATAGGACTCTAAAGCAACATTAAGGGTCTCTCTCCATAACTCTGCAGTATCTTTTCTGACAACATGATAGAGCAAGATTTTATCAGCTCTTCTGCTCAGGTGATCAAATCTGAAAGAAAGCTTGATCTGTGGATCAAAAAAGCGATTCCCTCCAAGATCATTGTGTCGAGTCACTAGAGAATCGTCCCCCCTTATGCTCACAGGTGTGAAGTTTTTCTTGGTGTGATTCGCAGACACCTGAGCAGCTTCATTCCTCATGAGATGATCATCACAAATCAGAATACGGAGGTCTTCAAAAACATTCCTAAATTCTCCAGGGGGAGCTTGTAGTAGCAAACTGCATATTAAATCTATCTTCTCTTCATTAGATAACTCATCTTCTTCAGAGATCATGGTCTGTTGTTGAAATGCTGAAGGTAAAAATGgaatcaaaattatttttaaaaagcacaatattttatgttttttttaaaaaaaaacacaatattgTAAACATACATAAATTATTGTTTGTTCTTTTACCACTTTCAACATGACACTGAACACttgcttccctttctctttccctaccTTTCACATCTCAAGCTTAATCTAAAACTTTCTAAAGCCAAAGTAAATCTAGGCAATTTAACACCTAATCTAAGATTTTAGCTAAATCCAGAATGTTCACTCTTAAAAAATTGAGAAACCTCAGAAACTCAACAGAAGTTTGTACTTAATATGAAATATAACCATGAAAAAAAGGGAGGAGACTTAGGCCAATTGCTAAAATGTTAAAAAGTGATGGCATAACAATCAGTCAGTTGGTCAATGTCCGTCAGAAATTTGGTCACTAAGGACAATGTTGTAGGGCAAATCTATTTAATTCAGAGTCAAATACTTCTAAGTAATCAAGGATAGTAGTGCAGT
It includes:
- the CAPZA3 gene encoding F-actin-capping protein subunit alpha-3, with product MISEEDELSNEEKIDLICSLLLQAPPGEFRNVFEDLRILICDDHLMRNEAAQVSANHTKKNFTPVSIRGDDSLVTRHNDLGGNRFFDPQIKLSFRFDHLSRRADKILLYHVVRKDTAELWRETLNVALESYVKKHFHSGTCRVYRKSLRGSPFFVICIEGHQYKKFWNAFWKSEWILPVTPPNTQVTGSISVQLHYFKKANLHFTATNTIEVSMCLINRAQFALDFEKLIEGEDNKLQTGLLKSLQILSDEVWSVFRRQLPVTRTAICWNKLLTY